The following are encoded together in the Solidesulfovibrio sp. genome:
- a CDS encoding DUF6573 family protein encodes MPTDKAFGNVIYSYSRAQAIEDGVLVDVTEQAKATGFKLPTVVTENLYHHYIEPPAGLAGEGQSVTGRLHDLLTLALFAAKRAVNSDRVYFKVSFLMSPGRSESVEVIAHIGPGDSVEPVLTIMLPEDD; translated from the coding sequence ATGCCGACCGATAAGGCTTTTGGAAACGTCATCTACTCCTACTCCAGGGCACAAGCTATCGAAGACGGAGTCCTTGTCGATGTCACCGAGCAGGCGAAAGCCACCGGGTTCAAACTACCCACGGTGGTCACCGAGAACCTGTATCATCATTATATAGAACCACCAGCCGGGCTGGCTGGCGAGGGCCAGTCCGTGACAGGCAGGCTTCATGATCTGCTGACGCTGGCGCTGTTCGCAGCCAAGAGGGCGGTCAACTCGGACAGGGTCTATTTCAAGGTGAGCTTCCTGATGTCCCCAGGACGATCAGAATCCGTCGAGGTCATTGCCCATATCGGCCCTGGCGACAGCGTGGAACCTGTCCTGACGATCATGCTCCCTGAGGATGACTGA
- a CDS encoding helix-turn-helix domain-containing protein yields MGEILKVFGKRVRSLRRAKDMTQEQLAERAGLSLQSVGEIERGRGNPTLVNIERLSAALEEDLASLFDLGDVGMTREQVQKELLELLAGASEEQVRAILTMARVLIQK; encoded by the coding sequence ATGGGCGAGATTCTTAAGGTTTTTGGAAAACGTGTCCGGTCATTGCGGCGGGCAAAGGACATGACCCAGGAGCAGCTTGCGGAGCGGGCGGGGCTGTCCCTCCAAAGCGTTGGGGAGATCGAACGGGGCAGGGGGAATCCGACCTTGGTGAATATCGAAAGATTATCCGCCGCACTCGAGGAAGATTTGGCATCCCTCTTTGACCTCGGGGATGTCGGCATGACGCGGGAACAGGTGCAGAAAGAACTTCTGGAGTTGCTGGCCGGGGCCAGTGAAGAGCAAGTGCGAGCGATCCTGACCATGGCCCGGGTGCTGATCCAGAAGTGA
- a CDS encoding flagellin, whose product MALVINHNLMAMNSARNLSDHYGALSTSTQRLSSGLRINSAADDAAGLAVRELMRSDVSTMNQGIRNANDAISMIQTADGALQVIDEKLIRMKELAEQAATGTYTSDQRIIIDSEFQAMSSEINRIANATNFNGITMINSINPDTNPMSVQNWEQLNSSSFNSPDNITTNAFENYNGNLIAGTGNANGGEIWSYDGAQWSQINTAGFGDPNNRTVYNTKTYNGSLYASVYNTVSGVQIWKYDGSNWSKVNTNGFGNANNIYAETMKVYDDKLYVATRNDATGSEVYSYNGSSWSQVSTGGFGDSDNFVTLSLEEFRGELYAGTANNVDGSQVYKLSGSSWIQVNQSGYGNIDNVQTQSLTAYNNKLYSGTANFSDGGSVYVYDGQSWTQISESGFGDLNNNYIENVSMFNNRIYASTNNSAEGTQVWAYDGTTWAQINTNGFGTSDNVYANGLFVYNHQLVAGTFNPSSGTQIWALDKIKNESIKIHFGTGNSSSEDYYYIMRSNMTSGVDGLNIQYLDVKTQYGAQYSLDELSAAMIKTNTVRANLGATQNRLENTISNLQIQAENLQTAESQISDTDVAQEMTSFVKEQILSQASVAMLAQANSLPKMALQIITG is encoded by the coding sequence ATGGCATTGGTCATAAACCACAACCTCATGGCGATGAACTCCGCCAGAAATTTGTCAGACCACTATGGGGCGCTGAGCACGTCGACCCAGCGGCTGTCGTCTGGGCTGCGGATCAATTCCGCCGCCGACGACGCTGCCGGACTCGCTGTCCGGGAGTTGATGCGATCCGATGTCAGCACCATGAACCAGGGGATCAGGAACGCTAACGATGCCATCTCCATGATCCAGACAGCGGATGGGGCATTACAAGTGATCGATGAAAAGTTGATTCGGATGAAGGAACTGGCCGAGCAAGCTGCAACTGGAACTTACACGAGTGATCAAAGAATAATTATTGACAGCGAATTTCAAGCGATGTCCAGCGAAATAAATAGGATAGCAAACGCCACCAATTTCAACGGGATAACGATGATAAATTCTATAAATCCAGACACTAACCCTATGTCCGTTCAAAACTGGGAACAGTTGAATTCATCTTCATTCAACAGCCCGGACAATATCACTACGAATGCCTTCGAAAATTACAATGGAAATTTAATAGCAGGGACTGGCAACGCCAACGGTGGGGAGATATGGTCTTATGATGGGGCGCAATGGTCCCAGATAAATACTGCCGGATTCGGTGACCCTAACAATAGAACTGTATATAACACAAAAACATACAATGGTTCCTTGTATGCCAGTGTATACAATACCGTCTCAGGAGTTCAAATTTGGAAATATGATGGATCAAACTGGTCAAAAGTTAACACGAACGGATTTGGCAATGCAAATAATATATATGCCGAAACAATGAAAGTTTACGATGACAAGCTCTATGTGGCCACAAGAAATGATGCAACGGGAAGTGAAGTTTATTCTTATAACGGAAGTAGCTGGTCCCAAGTTTCAACTGGGGGTTTTGGTGATTCAGACAACTTTGTCACACTGTCGTTAGAAGAATTTAGAGGCGAGCTATACGCTGGCACAGCGAATAATGTCGACGGGTCGCAAGTTTATAAACTTAGTGGATCATCTTGGATCCAAGTAAACCAATCAGGATATGGAAATATTGACAATGTCCAAACGCAGTCTTTAACAGCGTACAACAACAAACTTTATTCTGGAACAGCAAATTTTTCTGATGGAGGTTCGGTTTATGTTTACGACGGACAGTCGTGGACTCAAATAAGTGAATCTGGATTTGGCGATTTAAATAATAATTATATCGAAAACGTGTCTATGTTTAACAATAGAATTTATGCCTCAACAAATAATTCTGCAGAAGGGACACAAGTCTGGGCTTATGACGGAACTACTTGGGCTCAAATAAACACTAATGGTTTTGGGACAAGCGACAATGTTTATGCAAACGGCTTGTTTGTCTACAACCACCAACTAGTAGCTGGAACATTCAATCCATCCTCAGGGACTCAAATATGGGCTCTCGATAAGATTAAAAATGAAAGCATAAAAATTCATTTCGGAACAGGGAATAGCTCTTCCGAAGACTATTATTATATTATGCGATCAAATATGACATCAGGCGTTGACGGATTGAACATTCAATATCTGGACGTCAAGACCCAATATGGCGCGCAATACTCGCTGGACGAACTTTCAGCGGCAATGATTAAAACGAATACTGTCCGAGCAAATCTTGGAGCAACACAAAACCGCCTTGAAAATACAATTTCAAACCTACAAATCCAAGCAGAGAATCTTCAGACTGCTGAATCGCAAATATCAGATACAGACGTTGCCCAGGAAATGACCTCATTCGTGAAAGAACAAATATTATCACAAGCATCTGTCGCCATGCTTGCCCAAGCAAACTCGCTGCCGAAGATGGCATTGCAAATAATCACCGGTTAA
- a CDS encoding DUF927 domain-containing protein translates to MLKNFIKQSPTENVPSPTPGAPAPILIKQRIADAPVAMDTVLPWRYLLTKKLSIDKQSESGGQIISRYPLFISELSKNRSTGLHYVTLSWKADGRWHDLQVERCMIATKSNIVALSNYNIPVTSLNANYLIEYLQEYEQVNTRNIPRAFVENRLGWTDDMSGFLWGHSYLTGPSVQQSSSQPSVVRFKGADQGDEQFADGFKQNGDFPTWILLANELLEYPDVAFSMYTSLSAPLLPILGVDNFTLELCAPSSSGKTSTLKFAASAWGNPSFASGSFINTWNGTDNRIGRIAGLLNGLPLFLDETKFAEKYKNKNRYGSDLVTDTIYMIASGLDKGRATIHGSDGLKSFRTILFSTGETPSLDLSNDGGSRGRIIDLCGIPFLKQDSESNEVVNKIKHTIDDHYGHAGPCLVQFILNHRDQWPLWKSAYKETRQMLTQFQNMSPIEMRLTEYFAAVAIAIPIVHAAIPGLRRDKPVVELFRQVWERAKYEASSADIGLKAIQCVDDWIKINPDKIYSPDNVRKNILWSGDRFGAYWDNQGDDNWTFIGLTKPCLDDLLRKNNLKTNEIVRLWKNKGWLWTDGSSKGYQRQVAIPGTVNGTSTMKLNLYCISKQNLVSAVKN, encoded by the coding sequence ATGTTAAAAAACTTCATCAAACAATCACCGACTGAAAACGTCCCATCACCAACACCAGGAGCGCCGGCACCTATTCTCATTAAACAGCGCATCGCCGATGCTCCAGTAGCTATGGATACAGTCCTTCCATGGCGTTATTTGTTAACCAAAAAATTGAGCATCGACAAACAAAGCGAATCCGGGGGCCAGATCATATCGCGATACCCTCTTTTCATTTCCGAACTGTCCAAAAACAGAAGTACCGGGCTGCACTATGTCACCCTGTCATGGAAAGCCGACGGGAGATGGCACGACTTGCAAGTTGAACGCTGTATGATCGCAACAAAATCTAATATTGTAGCCTTATCTAACTACAACATTCCTGTCACAAGTTTGAATGCAAATTATCTCATTGAATATCTCCAGGAATACGAACAGGTAAATACCAGAAATATTCCCAGAGCATTTGTCGAAAATCGATTAGGCTGGACTGATGACATGTCGGGTTTTCTATGGGGGCATTCGTACTTAACTGGTCCTTCTGTGCAGCAATCATCCAGTCAACCCTCCGTCGTGCGTTTTAAAGGGGCCGACCAGGGAGATGAGCAGTTTGCGGATGGATTTAAACAAAACGGTGATTTTCCTACATGGATTTTACTTGCAAACGAACTACTCGAATATCCTGACGTCGCATTTTCCATGTACACTTCGCTATCGGCACCACTCCTTCCAATCCTGGGAGTTGATAATTTCACTTTGGAACTTTGCGCTCCTAGTTCTTCTGGTAAAACGTCTACGCTGAAGTTTGCAGCTTCTGCCTGGGGAAATCCATCGTTTGCTTCTGGATCATTTATCAATACCTGGAATGGAACCGACAATCGTATTGGACGAATTGCAGGCCTGCTCAATGGTCTGCCACTTTTCTTAGACGAAACTAAATTTGCTGAAAAGTACAAAAACAAGAATAGATACGGGAGCGACCTTGTCACAGACACCATCTACATGATCGCATCTGGGCTGGACAAAGGTCGGGCGACAATCCATGGCTCTGATGGGTTGAAATCGTTCAGAACTATCCTCTTTTCTACTGGAGAAACCCCCAGCTTGGACCTGAGCAATGATGGCGGCTCACGGGGCAGGATTATTGATCTTTGTGGAATACCTTTCCTGAAACAGGACTCAGAAAGCAATGAAGTTGTGAACAAGATAAAGCACACCATCGATGATCATTATGGTCATGCTGGACCTTGCCTAGTTCAATTCATCCTGAATCATCGAGATCAATGGCCATTATGGAAAAGTGCTTACAAAGAAACAAGACAGATGTTGACTCAATTTCAAAACATGTCTCCAATTGAAATGAGACTGACAGAATACTTTGCCGCAGTGGCAATCGCTATTCCGATTGTCCATGCTGCAATCCCAGGACTCAGAAGGGATAAACCTGTCGTTGAATTATTTAGACAGGTTTGGGAACGTGCTAAATATGAAGCATCTTCAGCTGACATTGGACTCAAAGCTATTCAATGCGTTGACGACTGGATCAAGATCAATCCAGACAAAATATATTCTCCAGATAATGTTCGTAAAAATATACTTTGGTCAGGAGATAGATTCGGGGCTTATTGGGATAATCAAGGTGACGACAACTGGACTTTCATTGGATTAACCAAGCCCTGCCTAGATGATCTACTCCGAAAGAATAATCTTAAAACCAATGAAATCGTCAGACTCTGGAAAAACAAAGGCTGGCTCTGGACTGATGGATCTTCAAAAGGATATCAACGACAAGTGGCAATTCCAGGAACAGTGAACGGAACTAGCACAATGAAACTAAACCTCTACTGTATCAGTAAACAGAATTTAGTAAGTGCAGTGAAGAACTAG
- a CDS encoding tyrosine-type recombinase/integrase translates to MKVEPIINMKDIKSIKKLLVDRPRDRLLFVLGINSGLRVQDLLALKISDVRTCSIGDRVSIKEKKTGKENVFIMNKEIKTALDEYLRCAKRQDDHYLFKSRKGQNYPLTTYAVTMMVQRWCDEINLKINAGAHTLRKTWCYQQRQMGSSWELLAKRLNHSTPSITRRYLGVQEEEVEEILMKSI, encoded by the coding sequence ATGAAAGTGGAGCCGATCATCAACATGAAAGACATCAAGAGCATCAAGAAACTCTTGGTGGATCGTCCGAGGGACAGGCTACTATTCGTGCTAGGTATTAATTCTGGACTGAGAGTACAGGACCTTTTGGCCCTTAAAATCTCAGACGTTAGAACCTGTAGCATCGGCGACAGGGTTAGTATCAAAGAAAAGAAAACTGGCAAAGAAAACGTCTTCATTATGAACAAGGAGATCAAAACAGCTTTGGATGAGTACTTGCGATGCGCTAAACGCCAAGATGACCACTACCTTTTCAAAAGCCGAAAAGGCCAGAACTATCCATTAACTACCTATGCCGTAACCATGATGGTTCAAAGGTGGTGCGACGAGATCAATCTCAAGATCAATGCGGGTGCACACACTCTACGCAAGACATGGTGCTATCAACAAAGGCAAATGGGTTCATCGTGGGAACTACTTGCGAAGCGGTTGAACCACAGCACACCTTCAATAACAAGGAGATACCTTGGAGTTCAGGAGGAAGAGGTTGAAGAAATATTGATGAAATCCATTTAA
- a CDS encoding site-specific integrase, with protein MGVYQRSERWMVYYHVNGKRHDKSFGRGELAQAKAQVFDKAVREALEHGQPIPDPALVTAPVQVVKTVSLNNEPSSQVLGQQPTGMTLSDLGARYLDHMRASGRTDNHIRNIERLLANKFIPVLGDKPVNSMTYQGDMVPFILHFQGISDKTKKERSQVTINKYCDYLNFMFHFGIANDFTKVNPLKNWKKAKTQPREMKLTLDDAKKIMACAEPHLKWAMEVCFNIGARPGESELLALKWEHVDFNAATVRIYATKTKTYRIVPINPIFLKRMEQVRATSQSGFIIEYNGKPVSRIVKSFRNACTRAGISYPTRMYDLRHLFATTLLRKGADLAAVSKMMGHSTVKLTADTYYHYMEGEKERAVRLLPELLAS; from the coding sequence ATGGGCGTTTACCAGCGAAGTGAACGATGGATGGTCTATTATCATGTGAATGGCAAGCGACACGACAAGTCCTTTGGGCGCGGCGAACTCGCACAGGCCAAAGCTCAAGTTTTCGACAAAGCTGTTCGGGAAGCCCTCGAGCATGGGCAACCGATTCCTGATCCGGCATTAGTGACCGCGCCTGTCCAGGTGGTGAAAACTGTCAGCCTGAACAATGAGCCAAGTAGCCAGGTCCTGGGCCAGCAACCAACAGGGATGACGTTGTCCGATCTTGGGGCCAGATACCTGGATCATATGCGAGCATCAGGGCGCACGGATAACCACATCCGCAACATTGAGCGCCTGCTAGCGAACAAGTTCATTCCGGTCCTTGGAGACAAACCGGTGAACTCGATGACCTACCAGGGGGATATGGTTCCGTTTATCCTGCATTTCCAAGGGATAAGCGACAAAACCAAGAAGGAACGGTCCCAGGTAACGATCAATAAGTACTGCGATTACCTGAACTTCATGTTCCACTTCGGGATTGCCAACGATTTCACCAAGGTCAATCCCTTGAAAAACTGGAAAAAAGCAAAGACTCAACCCAGGGAAATGAAGCTGACCCTGGACGATGCCAAGAAGATTATGGCCTGTGCTGAACCCCATCTCAAATGGGCCATGGAGGTCTGCTTCAACATCGGCGCACGTCCTGGAGAATCGGAACTCCTGGCGCTGAAATGGGAGCATGTTGATTTCAATGCAGCAACGGTCCGCATCTATGCGACGAAAACCAAGACCTATCGGATTGTTCCCATTAATCCGATTTTCCTGAAGCGCATGGAGCAAGTTCGTGCGACTTCACAGTCTGGATTCATCATCGAGTACAATGGGAAGCCTGTCTCTCGGATTGTCAAATCCTTTAGAAATGCCTGCACTCGTGCTGGAATTAGCTACCCAACTCGAATGTACGATCTGCGTCATTTGTTCGCTACAACTCTGCTTAGAAAAGGTGCTGACCTTGCGGCTGTGTCTAAGATGATGGGTCACAGCACGGTCAAGCTCACAGCCGACACTTATTACCACTATATGGAAGGCGAGAAGGAAAGAGCAGTTCGCTTGCTACCTGAGTTGTTGGCAAGCTAG
- a CDS encoding ATP-binding protein, protein MSSEQLHTKCAPPERLSINEVQEEREKLSGHICSSYFDFFPLPLIVLNSHRQIVFSNRAFLDILGINDLGNFLGLRPGEAMGCSYAHVEEAGCGTSIFCRECGALRAVLESMINDAKSQHDCQLLIKHDDENSAKDLRVFVSPWDVENAKYYVVSIVDIEDEKRRKILERIFFHDILNAAGGAKALLDTLFDEVPEESKELMSLVQASLFGLVEEIKKQKQLLALENKEYKLSMITLQGLELVNLAAKEYKTHPKAYGKTIIVSPSSVNVQILSDYTLLMRVIINMVINALEATSEGGSITIGLDDDGDFAKFWVASRRVIPDHVKVQIFKRSFSTKGIDRGLGTYSIKLLTENYLGGKVGFSSEEPDGTVFWVKIGKSN, encoded by the coding sequence TTGAGCAGCGAACAGTTACATACAAAATGCGCCCCACCTGAACGTTTAAGCATCAATGAAGTGCAGGAAGAAAGAGAAAAGCTTTCTGGGCACATATGCTCTAGCTACTTTGACTTCTTTCCTCTTCCGCTGATTGTTTTAAACAGTCACCGGCAAATAGTTTTCAGTAACAGAGCTTTTTTAGACATCCTTGGCATCAACGACCTAGGAAATTTCCTTGGGCTTCGCCCCGGTGAAGCAATGGGTTGTAGCTACGCCCACGTGGAAGAAGCTGGATGTGGAACTTCTATATTTTGCCGTGAATGCGGTGCACTTCGCGCAGTCCTAGAAAGCATGATTAATGATGCAAAATCTCAACATGACTGCCAACTACTCATTAAACATGACGACGAGAACTCGGCAAAAGACCTCAGAGTATTTGTTTCTCCTTGGGATGTTGAAAACGCAAAGTATTATGTTGTTTCAATCGTAGATATAGAAGACGAAAAACGTAGAAAAATACTGGAACGAATCTTTTTTCACGACATTCTTAATGCAGCCGGAGGAGCAAAAGCTCTACTTGACACCTTGTTCGACGAAGTTCCAGAAGAAAGCAAAGAGTTAATGAGCCTTGTTCAAGCGTCACTATTTGGCCTTGTCGAAGAAATTAAAAAACAAAAACAACTACTAGCTCTAGAAAACAAAGAATACAAGCTCTCCATGATTACACTCCAAGGACTGGAGCTTGTAAACTTGGCAGCAAAGGAATACAAAACTCATCCCAAAGCATATGGAAAAACAATAATTGTTTCGCCAAGCAGCGTCAACGTTCAAATTTTATCCGACTACACTTTACTCATGCGCGTTATCATAAATATGGTCATCAATGCACTTGAAGCGACATCGGAAGGAGGAAGTATCACAATAGGACTAGACGATGACGGTGATTTTGCAAAATTTTGGGTTGCCAGCAGAAGAGTCATACCCGACCATGTCAAAGTACAGATTTTCAAACGGTCATTCTCGACAAAAGGGATAGACCGTGGTCTTGGAACATACTCCATAAAGCTACTCACAGAAAACTATCTTGGTGGAAAAGTAGGCTTCAGTTCAGAGGAACCTGACGGAACCGTGTTCTGGGTAAAAATAGGAAAAAGCAATTAG
- a CDS encoding diguanylate cyclase, whose amino-acid sequence MFTSAFTHAAIGMAIVDLSGKWIRVNKSLCGMVGYSESEMSDLTFQDITHPDDLEIDLENVQRLLRKEIPSYQLEKRYFKKTGDILHILLSVSLICDISGNPQFFISQIQDFTKVKTYEEELLKLASEDYLTRIGNRRFFYEQSAREITRAARSEEPLTLLMLDIDHFKSTNDTYGHEVGDVVLQKIANICKESVRSIDIVGRIGGEEFAILLLDTDHEGSHIAAERLRKNVADTDIESHGNILRTTVSIGAVTFWGDSKTIDFRLHHADEALYRAKNLGRNRVEFYIDPEDIYFSPSKLYQTGLIHLQWSKRYESGNQIIDTQHIHLFQLSNRLLSAIISGESKEHCSNLISSLIEHVKEHFKDESEIFLSAHYEDSEHHCEIHDKLLSQCTELAEKYRNDSLSLGEILVFLASEVIHNHMIMEDKKFFKCI is encoded by the coding sequence TTGTTTACCAGCGCATTCACTCACGCAGCCATCGGCATGGCCATTGTTGACTTGTCAGGCAAATGGATAAGAGTCAACAAGTCTCTGTGTGGAATGGTAGGATATTCAGAAAGTGAAATGTCGGACCTTACATTTCAGGACATAACCCACCCTGACGATCTTGAAATCGATCTTGAAAATGTCCAGCGCCTTCTTCGGAAAGAAATCCCTTCTTACCAGCTCGAGAAAAGATATTTCAAAAAAACAGGCGATATATTGCACATTCTTTTAAGCGTTTCTTTAATTTGTGATATTTCTGGAAACCCTCAATTCTTCATTTCTCAGATTCAAGACTTTACGAAAGTAAAGACCTACGAAGAAGAACTTTTGAAGCTTGCCTCCGAAGACTATTTGACACGAATTGGAAATCGGAGGTTTTTCTATGAACAATCCGCAAGAGAAATTACGAGGGCTGCTCGTTCTGAAGAACCACTTACTCTTTTAATGCTCGACATTGATCACTTCAAGAGCACCAACGACACCTATGGTCATGAGGTTGGCGATGTTGTTTTACAAAAAATTGCAAACATCTGCAAAGAATCAGTAAGATCCATTGACATTGTGGGACGAATAGGCGGGGAAGAATTTGCGATATTACTTCTAGATACCGATCACGAAGGAAGTCACATCGCTGCTGAAAGGCTTCGTAAAAATGTTGCAGATACAGACATTGAGTCTCATGGCAATATACTTCGGACAACAGTCAGCATAGGGGCTGTCACATTCTGGGGAGATTCAAAAACTATTGATTTTCGTTTACATCACGCAGACGAAGCACTATATCGTGCAAAAAATCTTGGGAGAAATAGAGTTGAATTTTATATCGATCCTGAAGATATCTACTTCTCTCCAAGCAAACTTTACCAGACAGGGCTTATCCATTTACAATGGAGCAAACGCTACGAGTCTGGAAACCAAATAATTGACACTCAACACATTCATCTTTTCCAATTATCCAATAGACTGCTTTCAGCCATAATTTCTGGAGAATCAAAAGAACACTGCTCAAACCTGATAAGCTCCCTGATAGAGCACGTTAAAGAACACTTTAAAGACGAATCTGAAATTTTTTTATCGGCACACTACGAAGATTCAGAACATCATTGCGAGATACATGACAAGCTATTAAGTCAGTGCACCGAACTTGCAGAAAAATACAGAAATGATTCACTATCACTAGGGGAAATTTTAGTATTTCTCGCTAGCGAAGTCATACACAATCATATGATCATGGAAGACAAAAAATTCTTCAAATGTATTTGA
- a CDS encoding DsrE family protein: protein MQILIILSSNSPEIKWNAVRFGNFLLNAGEEVTIFLNGPGVNLYDGDSEQFPISGETKLFALSEGLLAAUGKCMTIHGVDESEYVKLSNMKSLYEQIKLADKIISY from the coding sequence ATGCAAATCTTAATCATCTTGTCAAGCAATTCACCTGAAATCAAATGGAATGCCGTTCGTTTCGGAAATTTTCTTTTAAACGCTGGTGAAGAAGTCACCATCTTCTTGAATGGTCCCGGAGTAAATCTCTATGATGGAGATTCCGAACAATTTCCCATTTCTGGAGAAACAAAACTATTCGCACTGAGTGAAGGATTACTCGCCGCTTGAGGGAAGTGCATGACCATCCACGGTGTGGATGAAAGTGAATACGTGAAGCTGTCGAATATGAAGAGTCTTTACGAACAGATCAAGCTCGCTGATAAAATCATTAGTTACTAA
- a CDS encoding CBS domain-containing protein, with the protein MQTNIHTSETEISQDDILEAMKSGGGYIDISPTDFLTIYRMAYKHAAERLSQDIPVSRIMSKPVTVIPDETTALNAAKILSSACISGAPVVNNNVVIGILSLRDLLRLLGLPDDVGAASLVTHLFDPVTCALPDHSGASEISVNTIMSVPAIVIPPDTPRSKAAGIMTARSINRLPVCDGDRLCGIVTRGDITRSCLGIQGSCGI; encoded by the coding sequence ATGCAGACTAACATACACACCTCCGAAACAGAAATTTCACAAGATGACATACTTGAGGCCATGAAGTCTGGAGGTGGCTATATTGACATATCTCCTACCGATTTTTTGACAATTTATCGAATGGCCTACAAGCACGCTGCGGAACGGCTATCTCAAGATATTCCAGTTTCAAGGATCATGTCTAAACCCGTTACTGTTATCCCAGATGAAACTACCGCTTTAAATGCTGCCAAAATTCTTTCTTCAGCTTGCATAAGTGGTGCCCCTGTGGTGAACAACAATGTGGTTATTGGGATCCTTTCTTTGCGAGACTTATTGCGTTTACTTGGTTTACCAGATGATGTTGGAGCCGCAAGCTTGGTAACTCATTTGTTTGATCCAGTAACTTGCGCTCTTCCAGATCACTCAGGAGCTAGCGAAATATCGGTCAATACGATCATGTCTGTACCGGCAATCGTCATTCCTCCTGACACCCCTCGGTCAAAAGCGGCAGGGATCATGACCGCACGAAGCATTAATCGTCTACCTGTCTGTGATGGGGATCGACTTTGTGGCATCGTTACCAGGGGAGATATAACCAGGTCTTGTTTAGGAATCCAAGGTAGTTGTGGCATATGA
- a CDS encoding HPP family protein — translation MNFFSKMKGGGVSPPAVSHSEVVWSFIGAMSGIGLVAWLHQHIADPAGLSMLIGSFGASAVLLYGAPQSPLAQPRNLLGGHFVSALWGVTIRMALPEPSWLVCALAVAGAIALMHITKTLHPPGGATALIAVTGGPQIVSMGYFYVLVPALTGALVMLVVAIFTNNLPSSRRYPKYWY, via the coding sequence ATGAATTTTTTCAGTAAAATGAAGGGGGGTGGTGTAAGTCCACCAGCGGTAAGTCATTCCGAAGTGGTTTGGTCTTTTATCGGAGCAATGAGCGGTATCGGCCTTGTCGCTTGGCTGCATCAACACATAGCCGATCCCGCAGGACTTAGCATGCTTATTGGCTCTTTCGGGGCTTCTGCAGTACTGCTTTACGGAGCTCCCCAAAGCCCTTTGGCCCAACCGCGAAATCTACTAGGTGGACATTTTGTTTCTGCCCTTTGGGGTGTCACAATTCGTATGGCTTTGCCGGAACCAAGCTGGCTCGTTTGTGCACTTGCGGTAGCTGGTGCCATCGCTCTTATGCATATTACCAAAACACTCCATCCTCCAGGTGGAGCGACTGCCCTAATAGCGGTTACAGGAGGGCCGCAAATTGTGTCGATGGGCTACTTTTATGTTTTAGTGCCAGCACTTACGGGAGCTTTAGTTATGCTCGTTGTAGCCATCTTTACAAACAACTTACCTTCTAGTAGGCGCTACCCTAAATACTGGTATTGA
- a CDS encoding PadR family transcriptional regulator, with the protein MLLLLSRGTSHGYELSGALKRFKLFNEPGNSSASIYVYLRRMEEEGLILSEWTIEGKQKPKRVYSLTESGRSKLGELVASVAECAGALFELVEIYRKQVLSAD; encoded by the coding sequence GTGCTGCTCCTGCTAAGTCGCGGAACAAGTCATGGCTATGAATTGTCTGGAGCATTGAAAAGATTTAAATTGTTCAATGAGCCAGGAAATAGTTCTGCTAGTATTTATGTATATCTTCGAAGAATGGAAGAAGAAGGATTGATATTGTCTGAATGGACTATCGAGGGTAAGCAAAAACCCAAACGTGTTTACTCTTTAACTGAATCGGGAAGATCGAAGCTTGGTGAATTGGTTGCAAGTGTAGCAGAATGTGCTGGAGCACTTTTTGAGCTTGTTGAAATTTACAGAAAACAAGTATTGTCAGCAGATTAG